From the Priestia koreensis genome, one window contains:
- a CDS encoding CamS family sex pheromone protein, which produces MYVLKRALTLSLGVMLVMSACAPNFSKEQEIVQKTDDSKEKAIIPNYSISSDTYNTTLPYKEGVARGLVASNLNNRMDTDEFETGLMRLAKDNYPSSKYLFQEGQYIDKDTAKAWVARKLTDQQYAEAKKKNKDVQNIGLNPINTNNKGGKTSPIYLSHLVEQDYLVKKNGKEVELGGIMLGLAMNPVNSYVEADGTPKEEITSRAKLQDEGQKIANQVVDRMRKMKGLENVPINIALFEEKPNSSKVPGSFIAMGTSNEGSVRVDGWSKINEEYALFPSTQASDEHGVHATKFNNFKKQIEKYFPNFTSAVGQGFYKDGSLQKLDITIEVQFKGKGELVGFTQFVAGEMTKYFPKNIETNVNIQSVESPESIIVRKKNQDKPFVHIYK; this is translated from the coding sequence GTGTATGTTTTGAAAAGAGCTTTAACACTGTCTCTTGGTGTCATGTTGGTGATGTCTGCTTGTGCGCCGAATTTTAGCAAAGAGCAAGAAATTGTGCAGAAAACAGACGATTCAAAAGAAAAAGCCATCATTCCGAATTATAGTATTTCAAGTGATACTTACAACACGACACTTCCTTACAAGGAGGGAGTAGCGCGAGGGTTAGTCGCTTCGAATTTGAATAACCGAATGGACACGGACGAATTTGAGACAGGCTTGATGAGATTAGCCAAAGACAATTATCCGTCTAGTAAATATCTTTTCCAAGAAGGTCAATACATTGATAAAGACACAGCGAAAGCTTGGGTAGCACGTAAGCTGACGGATCAGCAATATGCGGAAGCTAAAAAGAAGAACAAAGATGTCCAAAATATTGGTCTTAACCCGATTAATACAAACAACAAAGGTGGAAAAACGAGTCCTATCTACTTATCACATCTTGTGGAACAAGACTATTTGGTTAAGAAGAACGGTAAGGAAGTAGAGCTTGGCGGGATTATGCTTGGTCTTGCAATGAATCCTGTTAACTCCTATGTAGAAGCTGACGGTACGCCGAAGGAAGAAATTACGTCCCGAGCGAAACTGCAAGATGAAGGGCAAAAAATTGCGAATCAAGTCGTTGATCGTATGCGCAAAATGAAAGGACTTGAAAACGTCCCAATTAATATTGCGTTATTCGAAGAAAAGCCAAATTCCTCTAAAGTTCCAGGCAGTTTTATTGCAATGGGAACTTCCAACGAGGGAAGTGTAAGAGTAGACGGCTGGTCTAAGATCAACGAAGAATATGCTTTATTCCCATCCACTCAGGCGAGCGACGAGCATGGCGTTCATGCGACAAAGTTTAATAACTTTAAAAAGCAAATTGAAAAGTATTTTCCAAACTTCACAAGTGCGGTAGGTCAAGGGTTCTATAAGGACGGTTCTCTTCAAAAGCTGGATATCACGATCGAGGTGCAGTTTAAAGGAAAAGGAGAATTGGTCGGATTTACGCAATTTGTGGCGGGGGAAATGACGAAATATTTCCCGAAAAATATTGAGACGAATGTAAACATTCAGTCGGTTGAAAGCCCTGAAAGTATTATCGTTCGCAAAAAAAATCAAGATAAGCCATTTGTTCATATTTATAAATAA
- the ligA gene encoding NAD-dependent DNA ligase LigA, which produces MDFEQAKTRVQELHELLNQYNYEYHVLDQPSVPDAEYDQRLHELIKLEQEYPELLVAHSPTQRVGGQILDAFEKVEHRTPMLSLGNAFNEEDLRDFDRRVRQAVGDRFSYVCELKIDGLAISLRYENGYFVQGATRGDGTIGEDITANLKTIRSIPLHISDEHTLEVRGEAYMPKKSFEKLNKVKEENGEMLFANPRNAAAGSLRQLDPKIAAKRSLDIFLYAMADAGKTGVRSHSEGLDLLDQLGFKTNQNRRKCATIEEVLAYVEEWSAKRPDLAYEIDGIVIKVDSFDQQDELGTTAKSPRWAIAYKFPAEEVVTKLLDIELNVGRTGVITPTAVLEPVKVAGTTVQRASLHNEDLIREKDIRLGDYVVVKKAGDIIPEVVNVLTEKRTGEEQEFSMPTHCPECESELVRLEGEVALRCINPSCPAQIREGLIHFVSRNAMNIDGLGEKVITQLFREELVHDVADLYKLTADQLTDLERMGEKSIENLLKAIAASKENSLEKLLFGLGIRHVGAKAAKTLAQTFETMENLKSATYDELVAVNEIGDKMADAIVTYFDQEEVHELLEELSSYGVNMTYKGPKLVNADEIDSYFAGKTIVLTGKLEQLARNEAKAAIEELGGKVTGSVSKKTDLVVAGEDAGSKLTKAQELNIEVWSEDQLVQELNK; this is translated from the coding sequence AACCGAGCGTTCCTGATGCAGAATATGATCAGCGTCTTCACGAGCTTATTAAGCTTGAACAGGAGTATCCGGAGCTTTTAGTTGCTCATTCGCCTACACAGCGCGTAGGTGGACAGATTTTGGATGCCTTTGAAAAGGTCGAGCATCGTACGCCAATGCTGAGCCTAGGAAATGCTTTTAATGAAGAGGATTTACGTGATTTTGATCGCCGCGTTCGTCAAGCAGTCGGTGATCGTTTCTCCTATGTATGCGAGCTAAAAATTGATGGGCTAGCAATTTCACTTCGCTATGAGAATGGCTACTTTGTTCAAGGTGCGACGCGCGGAGATGGTACCATTGGTGAGGATATTACGGCGAATCTAAAAACGATTCGCTCGATTCCTTTACATATTAGCGACGAACATACGCTTGAAGTACGCGGTGAGGCATACATGCCGAAGAAATCGTTTGAGAAACTAAACAAAGTAAAAGAAGAAAACGGTGAGATGCTGTTTGCGAATCCACGAAATGCTGCTGCTGGTTCTCTTCGTCAGCTCGATCCGAAGATTGCAGCAAAGCGTAGTCTCGATATCTTTTTATACGCAATGGCGGACGCTGGAAAGACAGGTGTAAGGTCTCATAGTGAAGGCCTAGATCTATTAGACCAACTTGGCTTTAAAACAAACCAAAATCGTCGTAAATGTGCTACGATCGAAGAGGTTTTAGCGTACGTGGAAGAATGGAGTGCGAAGCGCCCCGATCTTGCTTACGAAATTGATGGAATTGTTATCAAAGTTGATTCCTTTGATCAGCAGGACGAGCTTGGTACGACCGCGAAAAGCCCGCGCTGGGCAATCGCGTATAAATTCCCAGCAGAAGAAGTTGTGACGAAGCTTTTAGACATTGAGCTGAATGTCGGAAGAACAGGTGTAATTACCCCAACGGCTGTATTAGAGCCTGTAAAAGTAGCAGGAACGACTGTGCAACGCGCATCTCTGCACAATGAGGATTTGATTCGCGAGAAGGATATTCGCCTCGGTGACTATGTGGTCGTGAAGAAAGCAGGAGACATTATTCCGGAAGTTGTGAACGTTCTAACGGAAAAACGAACGGGCGAAGAACAGGAATTCTCCATGCCGACACACTGTCCAGAGTGTGAGAGTGAGCTTGTTCGCTTAGAAGGCGAAGTTGCTCTTCGTTGTATCAATCCGAGCTGTCCGGCCCAAATTCGCGAGGGCCTCATCCACTTTGTTTCACGAAATGCGATGAATATTGACGGTCTAGGTGAGAAGGTTATTACGCAGCTGTTCCGCGAAGAACTGGTCCATGACGTAGCTGACCTCTATAAGCTAACCGCTGACCAGCTTACGGATTTAGAGCGAATGGGTGAAAAATCGATTGAGAACTTGTTAAAAGCAATTGCAGCATCAAAAGAGAATTCGCTTGAGAAGCTTCTATTCGGACTTGGGATTCGTCACGTTGGAGCAAAAGCTGCCAAAACACTTGCACAAACGTTTGAAACCATGGAAAATCTTAAGAGTGCCACATACGATGAATTGGTTGCTGTGAATGAAATTGGCGATAAAATGGCTGATGCAATCGTCACGTATTTTGATCAAGAAGAGGTACACGAGCTGCTAGAGGAATTAAGCAGTTACGGTGTGAATATGACCTATAAAGGTCCGAAGCTTGTGAATGCGGATGAGATTGATTCGTACTTCGCCGGAAAAACCATCGTTCTTACTGGAAAGCTTGAGCAGCTTGCACGTAATGAAGCAAAAGCGGCTATTGAAGAGCTCGGTGGGAAGGTCACAGGAAGCGTAAGTAAGAAAACGGATCTTGTGGTTGCTGGTGAAGACGCAGGATCAAAATTAACGAAAGCACAGGAATTAAACATCGAAGTGTGGAGCGAGGATCAACTCGTTCAAGAATTAAATAAATAG